AACTGGCATAGTggcttttatcttttaaatttcATGCATGCAAAACTGTATTTACAAAGACACGCATAAATCCTCCAGGAATCCGAGCAGACATTCATGCAGGCTTCAGAAGAAACACTTATGcataaaatcatcatttgtGCTCTGGTGGCAGATGAGCACGATGCACTTGCTGTCTGATTTACACATTCTGTGCACAACGTGACCTATTTTTGTAAACTGGCAGCCAAGGCTTATAAAAGTGGTTTGCATCCACAAAGTCACCCACCTCCTCCCTTCGCTCCCTCCTTCCTGTTCAAACTTCTCATTGTCCCTTCAAGGCCGCTCGCTTCTCAAACAGCAGTCTGCTTCTctttcatattttccttttgaatGTGCCGACACGTTCAGCCACACAGGCTCCCTCATCAGGCTTTGCGATCCGAGGCGGATGTAGATGAATGAAAGAAGCCGGCGAGGTCACGGCTCTGTGAAAAATACAAAGCGGAGAAATAAATCATTAAgcgaaaaagcaaaacatgatgGTGACAATTTGGAGGTGAGAGAAACAGTCGTTCACGTTGCAGAACCTGTGACAGTCGGGTTGAGCTGACTCTCATCCATATGATGTCACACATACCATCTTTTCACTCTttagtcatccatccatccattgtctgcACCCGCTTAGGTGTCTTCCTCAAGTGTTCATTAGGCGAGTATTTTAGCCAATCATATCCAATTTCCATTGAGTTGCATGCTCTGTCCCTCATTCATATCACTCATTTCTTGTATTGGGtgatttattgttaatttatttgtgtgtttgtgtgagaaagaaagaaactgagaTGAAGAAGAAATTATCCATTAAACCTTGTGACGTTGTCTTATTCATCCATatgactgttttttgttttattttttttttcttgtactgTATTTCCTGTTACTTTTTGTGTCATTGTCATTAAATAGTCTGTTTTTTCTTAATGTGACCGGCTGCACCACATGAGTCTATCTCATTAGTTTCTAAACCTGTGGATTTGAAagttttattaacaaaataagttatttaaatgatttcaaaatgtGTAACACTCAATGCTCCTTCAGATGACTCTTTTACAAAGAgatgcagaacatttttatgcaCACTTTTTTCTGAGATAGATCACAGTCATGATATGATGACTGTCATGTGAGGCTGCCAGCTCTTCTTGGCTCATTTGTTCTcgttttgtgtttccttttttttcctgaatgtattcattttcatttgtttgagtCATTAAATTTGtcgtttcattttcattttgtggtCTTTCTTCTTGTGCTCcttatgtttcttatttttatgtatgaCTGCAATTAACTTTTCATAAGCTGCCCAACTGAGCCGAATAGCTCTGCATAAATAACTAGAAGCCCAGAGCAGCTGCTATCTGCTCTGTTTGGACAATTTTCTCTTCATCTATGCATTTTTGGTATATAAAGAGATTCAATTATTACAGCTTCCTCCATTTAGTAACAAGTCTGGTGAAAATATGTAGCATCATTAGAATATTTCTTTGCCATTGCTTTTTCAGTGGgctggaaaaacaacacataatGTTTCATAGTTTGGTTCCCATAACAGTTAACATGAACTAGAGTCCAAGTATATGAAGATTTTTCATCTAAATTCctactttatgtttttgttgttcaggctttctgaaatgttttatattaaatccACGACTTCCTGGTTTTTAGGACTGTAGTATGAATAACAAAGAGGTCTTTTTTTGTTAGTCACTACATGTGAAAATAAGCCTTCAAACATTCAAGTAAGTGAAAAGAATCAATCATCTTTACTTTCATGTTTTGATCAAAACATAAAGTTTGACTAATGCACTGAAATGCACAATTGGTCATTTTAAATGCCTTACTTATGGTTTACTGggctgattttaattttactacTTTAGCAAGCGCACCTGAGGTCCtctcaatttcttttaaaaatttgtcTTGGGTGTATTAAATGAAGTCTTTGCAAATGAAGTTCAAAATCCCGATAAGATCCCATCACTTTGTCTGAGtggcagagcagaaaaaaaagacagtttgtcCGTCTAGACAACAAGTCCAGTAATCTAATCTgtcttgtttgctttttaaacccAGAGAGTCATGCAGGGACGAAACCAACTCTTCAGTTTCCATTAAATCATATTAcatttttccaccaaaaacaaacagcgtTAAGTTCTTCATCTAATATTGTCTGGCACTGAAAGTGACGAGAGAggctgcagggaaaaaaaaaaaaaagagcctcgATTCTTTGAGGCCAGAGAGGCAGAGAGCAGGAAGGCTTCGGGATGTGTCTCCTAATCAGATTCAGACAGTAGCACAGAGGACAAAGCTGGAAATATCTCTAAGTTGGTTATGTAAATGTGCACTGCATTTTTAATCTGCAGCTCTACAGCTGGCAGCCTTTCTTTACCACCACAGAACAGATCATTATTTCTGCCTCAACACATCTGCTTCTGCGATTATGCTTCCCATTTAAAGTCAGCCACCCCTAATTCTCTCTTATCCACTGACCAGTTTTCAGCTGCAGAGCGCTCCCATTGCAGATTTTAAGAGAAGTATGTCCAAAAACATTACGTGAAAGGTGTTTTGCCAAGTGTGTTTTTTAGCAGAGTGACTCAGTTCAAACAAGAGCGCCGAGCTCTGGAGtcagaaataacaaaatgagCCAGCAGGGAGAACGCTGGGCTTTATGATATAATCATGATTAACATCACCCAGAACAGACTCCTCATcctttctctctcactctgtctGTCGCTCCATCTGTCTCACCGGCATCCTCACAGAAAAGACGGGCAGCGCTTTCATCGAAGGTTGAGCTCACCTCCCAGtctgcagacaggaaatggCCATATATAGGCTTTCTGTCTCCTCGCTGGAAGTTTCATAAGCTGCTGCTCTCCTCTCTCTGTGAGCagtctccatagcaacagtATTTTGTTTCCCTCTGTGGCAGgaagcaagagagagagaggggtaGAGATAGGAGTTTGAAATGAGACGGTGAGCGTAGATGTACGATTAGGGCACAACAACAGAAATGGACATACGGAGGAGGAAAAATACAAGAGCAGAAAGAGGAGATGAAAAGCACCGCAGGGCCGTCGGGTATTAAGTGGGTTTTCTTGCTCTGGGAATGAGTGCCCgaccaaacacaaacattataTAAATCTGACTTTAGTCTGACTCATGGCTACATTCAGATAGGTGTTTTTCAGGTCACAGCAACAGAGATGATTAAATGTACCGACAGCAACTCGGGTGAAGAATTAGGGCAGATCACTTCTGTAAATAGGTTCTGAACAAAAGTCGTTAAAGTTCAGTAAAACGGCCTTTTCCATTTCTGTAATGACGGTGAAGATCCTCACAATGTGCAAGTGTCGGTCATCTTTTTTCACGAGAAAATCTGTAAAGTTTTGACACAGAAAAGGGTTTGTGGTCCTCAGCAGCACAATGGGACGTATTCGATTGCCCtttaggagattttttttctattgagcaaaaatatttttctgcaactgactttttttctcttcatttgaaaaataaaggtatatatttacatatataaaagaaataccAATGACGTTTTTATAGTTTCTTTCAATGGATGGCATGTCTATTATGGACTTAAAATGTCATAACAAAGAAGTCGTGCAAAAACTAAAGAGGTGTATCtgaaacacacatgcacacacacacacacacacgcacacacacacacacacacacacagtccttGATGTTTGTTGGGATGGACATTTCACTTGTTTTGtagcagaaatgttcaaaatccTAACCTAATGCTGCCAATTcaaagatgcattttattagGCCACCATGAACTTTGAAAATTTCAGATCTAATTCTTCATTCTGATTGGATTATTAGGAACCAATCAGCAAAAGCAGTTGTTTAAATGCTAAGATAACACTGGACATACAAAGTAATGTGGCACTAACATTTATCAttctaaaataatgttttcctaCAAACTTGGAAGCCAATTTGTTTTTCACCTCAGACCATTTGAAATCCCTTGTGAAGTGTATTCTCTGCAGTTCCGCTGCTTCCATAAAAGGACGTTACATGTCAGAGGAAATCctgacatttttatctttagaGAACGGCAGATTGTTCACATTAGACCTTCTAACTTGTGGAACCTGCTGTTATTAGTTTTGTGTGAGCAAGCAGCAGTGATGAACAGAGGCATCCATGATTGGAGGGGCTTCAATTATGCATCAATTCAAAGGAAAAGACAATTTATACATTGTAAATTAGAATCTCTATTTTCTGCAGAGTTTATAGtggaataaattaattttaaaatgaatttctttCCATCTTTGCAGGGGTCACTGGGTTCCTCCACCTCTTTGTCTTCCGCCCAGGTTTCCAGCCCAGGAGAAGACAACAATGACGTCAATCCTGAAGGTGAGGATCATTTATGTTGcaaaattgtttcatttattatttaatatggAAAAGCTTGACATGTTCAAATGTCAAACTTGTATGAGTCAGTTTTTGTGACCTTTGATGGCTCTGTTGGTACCTTCTTCATGCTTCTCTGATTTGTACATTCTGTTCTCAACATggtttctcaccacttcttccCTCCTTTGGTGCTTCACTGTAAAATATTGATGCTGTTTTATATTGTGTGAAAAGGTTGGTCAGTTACAAGCTTCAAtatctggagagaaaaaaaaaatactgatctGGAGAAAAGGATAAACATGTTCTAAATTAACATGACATCttaatatttgattttctttttttttactcagagcTCTGAAAACCATTTTCATAAAGTGGCACATATGTTTTAGTCTGTAAACTGATTTGAACCTTTTGTGTCCCGCGCCTGCAGCTGAGATTCTCCAGGACGAAGTTCCTGCTGTGCCGTCCTACATATCGGACCGCTACAGGGTGGGCCGGATGCTGGGCGACGGGAACTTTGCAGTTGTGCGCGAATGCGTGGAGCTTTCTACAGGAAGGGAGTACGCTCTGAAGATCATCAACAAGGGCAAATGCAGAGGCAAGGTAAACAAATGTCTGAAAGCAACTTTTGAATTTAAACTGTGCTCAGTCAAGGAGAGAAACTGTAATGTCTGTGTAATGGAAAATAAGTTTTCATAAAGAGCATCGTGCATGGACTGTATTTTAAGCTAATGTTGTTCAGCTTCAAACATGCTTTTGCTCAGCCTGTTTGGTTAAATAAATctacttttattaatttaaacatcTCACTTAGTTGTTCTTCTGTTTGCTCTAAGGAACACATGATTCAGAACGAGGTGGCCATCCTCCGCAGGGTCAAGCAcccaaatattgttttactcaTTGAGGAAGTGGACACTTATAATGAGCTTTACCTGGTCATGGAACTGGTCAAGGTATGTTTATTTCATATTGACTAATGTCTATACAGTGTCTTATGTTGACACATAAGCCCCAAACCCAAGTGGAAATAATTAGGATATCTGTGTGATAGGTCAACACAGAGTAGGGCAAAATTGTGAAGTGCAAAGGAGAGGATTCATGGTTTTAACTATTTTTCCAATTGTTATTTGCAATTATAACTGCAGTTGTCCACCTCTCTTCTTTGGTTTTGTGCTTTCAGGCTAATGTTGCAAAGAAATCATCCTTAATGTTTTGCCTGGTGAAATAATGGTTTGCCTAACTAACcaactaaaaatctgaaaagtgtggcatgcattttgtGTACATCTCTACCAACTCtgcacatctaaaaaaaaaattttttttttgactcatcTTTTCAAAATAGAGAAATCTCAGTTTGTCTGGATGAAGAGCATTAGTAATTTTCTCACCTTGCCACATCTCTtaaattggatttttgtttggcctttgactgggacattttAGTACTGAAACATGCtgtaaaccattccattgtgtCTCTAGCTGTAGGTTAGATTTAAGCTGAACCTCCATATTCCagcctttaaaacattttcttccaggtttgccctgtatttaactccatccatgaagttaaataaagaacttgtggcaaactgcaaacagcaCCTCTTTTGATCTTTTCCTGTTCCAAAAAGGGCTTTCATTCTACCAGCCTTCAACAAATCCTGAAGTTCAGCTGTCGTGTCAACAGAATCATGGCCATTTGCTCAGCTTAGGGATACGTTACCAAACCGAGTTTTCAGTGCATATTCTATTACACATGATGCTGATCCACATCTTGAGCGGAGCAGCTGAGATGACGACAGAGACAGAGGCGTAGCAATCAAGCAGCGCAACGAATGACGAAGTCACGCAGCATGAGATGGAGAGAATCTCTCCTTGGCTCCAGGCGCTCTTGTGCTCGCATTCTTCATTCTCTCTCCTGCTCTATGAGTCGAGAAATGTTTGTGCATAATTCAGGAGCCAGGAATGCGATCCATCTGTTCGTTCTGTTGTATGGAGTACTACAGGATATAGACGTGGGCCAGTCTGTGGGAGAAATGTGCGCATTTGTTACCATGTCCAAAAGAgggaggaggatggagaggagGCTGGGGATGAATGAGGTGGAACATAGTCACTGCCAGGGAGTGTGAGAGCGAGAGAGACAAATGATGCAGAATAAGATGACAGTAATCACGTATTTCTTCTGGGTTCTTTTGTTGGCTTCTGATTTGGGTTTGTTACTTTAATTTGAACTAAGGGagcagtcagaaaaaaatttgagaCGGTATCGGGACGGGTGTTACCAAATTACACCCTTGGagaatttatgcttttttttgtaaatgtgatgCAAAAGaatctaattgaaaaaaatatatgctaTGAATGTATTGTTGTTAGTCAGAGTTTTGTTGATAATGAAAATTAACATCAGCCAGAGTAAAACAGGAGATTATCTAGACCCTGGGTTCCTTTTAGACTGACTAATAACGAAAGAATGTCATCAGAAGTTATGTTTGAAATTGTCCACATCTCATATAAGGGATACAGTAAACATGTGAAAGAATGTACAAATTCACTAAAACTATGTATGGAGGACAGGCCCTGAACGCGACACCCATTGTTAGACATGGAAGTGGCAGCACCATCCTGTGGGAATCCTTTGCAATAAATTATGCTGGAAAATCCTGGGAAGTTGCAAAAATCTTGACGCTGAAGTGGAGGCACTCTTTCCAACAGGACAACACCATAAACAAGCAGAGGCACATAGAAATGCATGccagacttttcagattttatatttgtcaaaaaaagaaaataattaaaacctaTTATCCATTTTCTCCCACTTCCTATCAATCCACTACTTCCTATTCGTCTGTGAGGTAATGTCCTGTGCCCACTGCAGTTGAGCAGAGTTTCTTTTCCAGCTCTCATTTAAACAATTGTCACTCCGGAGGTCAAACCCAGACAGTGAGTCTGGCATTTTCTTGTGCTACTTTGTCCAAAGCTTCAGAGAGTCTGAGAAAGTGCTAGATGACAGAAAACCGGAGTCCTATTTTAGTCCTCTGCTCCATTTAGCTCAGTTGGAGAGACGGTCTCAGAGAGCATGGGAGAAGAGAAGAGGCTGAGATCTGGAAAGGCGAAAAATATGACGATCTGAAACCTGAGAGAAACGGTTAAAGGAATCAACAGAAGTAATTAGCAGGAAATGCAAATTACAGACATGAatgaaaagtttcaaacaagCTCAGAAATGGGGTCGTACATCACCCCTTTCAACCGCTGGTCAGACAAAACATGCACTGTTCAATAAAGAAAACTATTTCCTACAGAAAAGACTAAGCGACTCAGTCGGAAAGATTGAATCTGAAAATGCCAGTACAGTTTCCCCAAAACACTATGGCTCCAGTCCTAATAACTCACATGACTCGTCTGCAGGGGGGAGATCTGTTCGACGCCATCACCTCTGCCAACAGATACACGGAGAGGGATGCCAGTGGGATGCTCTACAATCTGGCCAACGCCATCAAATACCTCCACAGCCTCAACATCGTGCACAGAGACATCaaaccagaaaacctgctggTGAGTTAACACATGTACAGTAACTTGGTGATGTGTGGTGTCCTGCATCTTCGCTTGGTCCCCGAAGGATGTAGCATGTCCAGTATTGCTCTGTCTGTTCTATTCTcaatacaaacattttccatttattttggcAAATGTTTCTTAACATAGCTTTCATATTAAATTTTGAGATTGGATGTATTCAGGTGATAGAAgtttacttttgtctttaatccGTTAAGGACAGCATCTTAGTGTTTAAAGCAGATAAGATGTATTAACTGCTTATTGCCCTTTCATAGAACTTCATTTTTCCCACTGCACCGTGTTACACTCCGTGGAGCTGTCTAAAACCAAACCTCTAGTCAGACTGATTGCTCTTAATGTGGATTTGTAGGTGTATGAACACGCAGATGGCAGCAAAAGTCTGAAACTGGGAGACTTTGGTTTGGCGACGGTGGTGGATGGTCCCCTCTACACGGTCTGCGGGACACCAACATATGTAGCACCTGAAATTATTGCAGAGACAGGGTAAGAGTCCTAGTTCAGATCAGATGTGAGGAtggctgcagagaaaaatgaaatcctGTCTTCTCAGCAGATCTGCAGTATTTCTCATTCtaattatttctttatcttTGAATAGGTACGGCCTTAAGGTGGACATCTGGGCAGCTGGAGTCATCACCTACATCCTACTGTGTGGTTTCCCACCTTTTCGAGGGTAAGCTTATAGTTACCTACAaacagaagtttttttattgGGGGTTCCAGGGTTCCAATATGTAGCTTTGATTGACAGAAACTTGAAATAATCTCTTGTACTGAAGTTTAGAgttgtttgaatattttgttctttgaaCAGGGTCTTTATGCAAAACCTTAAATgagctttgaaatgtttctttattgttttgcaaGTACTTATTTCCACCACAGTGGAAAATACAGTCTCTAGGCTACACCTGAAAATCTTACTTTAGCTGTGACAAAGCTCTGTCAGAGAACTACTTCATTCATATCTGATTTCTATTATGACCATTTTTGCAGGAGCAGTGAGGATCAAGAAGCCCTTTTTGACCAGATACTGATGGGGCAGCTTGAATTTCCTCTTCCGTACTGGGACAACGTGTCAGAGACAGCGAAGGTAAGCAATCCCCTGAATGCATCGTAATTGTGAAGAAGATGATGTGCTACCACAGGAACAAGCTCACCCTCCACTGCTTGTTTCTGCAGGATCTGATCCGGTCCAtgctggaggtggaggtggaccAGAGATACACTGCCCTGCAGGTGCTGGAGCATCCTTGGGTTACTGTAAGTAGAGCATCTGTGAGTTTGTGGAATTGTCTTTCCTTCAGAAACACTGACTTGCTGATCTCCTGCTCAATGTAGAATGAGGGTCTGTGTGAAAACGAACACCAGCTGTCTGTAGCAGGAAAGATAAAGAAGCACTTCAACACCGGGCCCAAGGTCAACGACACCAACGCGGGGGTGTCAGTCATTTCTGTGAGTAATCAACTCCAGACCCCGTTATTCCACTGCTTTGACAGCTATCGCACacaattcaaatgttttacacaaaagaacaatttttgttcttcttttgttcacGTAGCTCCAACACTTTAGGCAGTTCCAGCTTTCTGAGTGAAGTTTTCTCACGTGTGCTGGTGTTTGGTTTCTCTCTGTGTTCAGCTGGATGACAGCTTTTCTATGCAGCGATCTGGGTCGTTGGATTTCTACCAGCACCCGGCTATGTACTGGATAAGGTACGCCAGGTTTCCATGGA
The DNA window shown above is from Poecilia reticulata strain Guanapo linkage group LG14, Guppy_female_1.0+MT, whole genome shotgun sequence and carries:
- the dclk1a gene encoding serine/threonine-protein kinase DCLK1a isoform X2, which encodes MELEHFDDRDKGQRHGRSNAKMNGVPSPTHSAHCSLYRTRTLKTLSAEKRAKKVRFYRNGDRYFNGIVYAISSDRFRTFDALLADLTRSLSDNVNLPQGVRTIYTLDGKKIASIDQLVEGESYVCSSIEAYKKLDYTKNVNPNWSVNVKASSSSSRGPPSLSCAKACASDGREGKDFIRPKLVTVVRSGVKPRKAVRILLNKKTAHSYEQVLTDITDAIKLDSGVVKKIYTLEGKLVACLQDFFGEEDIFVACGPEKFRYHDDLMLDESGKGKECRMMKSVTYGKMSGSLNRCSPRTVIQSHRSKSPASVNGTPASQQSTPHSGKSPTPSPTSPGSLSRRQGSLGSSTSLSSAQVSSPGEDNNDVNPEAEILQDEVPAVPSYISDRYRVGRMLGDGNFAVVRECVELSTGREYALKIINKGKCRGKEHMIQNEVAILRRVKHPNIVLLIEEVDTYNELYLVMELVKGGDLFDAITSANRYTERDASGMLYNLANAIKYLHSLNIVHRDIKPENLLVYEHADGSKSLKLGDFGLATVVDGPLYTVCGTPTYVAPEIIAETGYGLKVDIWAAGVITYILLCGFPPFRGSSEDQEALFDQILMGQLEFPLPYWDNVSETAKDLIRSMLEVEVDQRYTALQVLEHPWVTNEGLCENEHQLSVAGKIKKHFNTGPKVNDTNAGVSVISLDDSFSMQRSGSLDFYQHPAMYWIRPPLLIRRGRFSDEDATRM
- the dclk1a gene encoding serine/threonine-protein kinase DCLK1a isoform X3 is translated as MELEHFDDRDKGQRHGRSNAKMNGVPSPTHSAHCSLYRTRTLKTLSAEKRAKKVRFYRNGDRYFNGIVYAISSDRFRTFDALLADLTRSLSDNVNLPQGVRTIYTLDGKKIASIDQLVEGESYVCSSIEAYKKLDYTKNVNPNWSVNVKASSSSSRGPPSLSCAKACASDGREGKDFIRPKLVTVVRSGVKPRKAVRILLNKKTAHSYEQVLTDITDAIKLDSGVVKKIYTLEGKLVACLQDFFGEEDIFVACGPEKFRYHDDLMLDESECRMMKSVTYGKMSGSLNRCSPRTVIQSHRSKSPASVNGTPASQQSTPHSGKSPTPSPTSPGSLSRRQGSLGSSTSLSSAQVSSPGEDNNDVNPEAEILQDEVPAVPSYISDRYRVGRMLGDGNFAVVRECVELSTGREYALKIINKGKCRGKEHMIQNEVAILRRVKHPNIVLLIEEVDTYNELYLVMELVKGGDLFDAITSANRYTERDASGMLYNLANAIKYLHSLNIVHRDIKPENLLVYEHADGSKSLKLGDFGLATVVDGPLYTVCGTPTYVAPEIIAETGYGLKVDIWAAGVITYILLCGFPPFRGSSEDQEALFDQILMGQLEFPLPYWDNVSETAKDLIRSMLEVEVDQRYTALQVLEHPWVTNEGLCENEHQLSVAGKIKKHFNTGPKVNDTNAGVSVISLDDSFSMQRSGSLDFYQHPAMYWIRPPLLIRRGRFSDEDATRM
- the dclk1a gene encoding serine/threonine-protein kinase DCLK1a isoform X1, which encodes MELEHFDDRDKGQRHGRSNAKMNGVPSPTHSAHCSLYRTRTLKTLSAEKRAKKVRFYRNGDRYFNGIVYAISSDRFRTFDALLADLTRSLSDNVNLPQGVRTIYTLDGKKIASIDQLVEGESYVCSSIEAYKKLDYTKNVNPNWSVNVKASSSSSRGPPSLSCAKACASDGREGKDFIRPKLVTVVRSGVKPRKAVRILLNKKTAHSYEQVLTDITDAIKLDSGVVKKIYTLEGKLVACLQDFFGEEDIFVACGPEKFRYHDDLMLDESGKGKECRMMKSVTYGKMSGSLNRCSPRTVIQSHRSKSPASVNGTPASQQSTPHSGKSPTPSPTSPGSLSRRQGSLGSSTSLSSAQVSSPGEDNNDVNPEAEILQDEVPAVPSYISDRYRVGRMLGDGNFAVVRECVELSTGREYALKIINKGKCRGKEHMIQNEVAILRRVKHPNIVLLIEEVDTYNELYLVMELVKGGDLFDAITSANRYTERDASGMLYNLANAIKYLHSLNIVHRDIKPENLLVYEHADGSKSLKLGDFGLATVVDGPLYTVCGTPTYVAPEIIAETGYGLKVDIWAAGVITYILLCGFPPFRGSSEDQEALFDQILMGQLEFPLPYWDNVSETAKDLIRSMLEVEVDQRYTALQVLEHPWVTNEGLCENEHQLSVAGKIKKHFNTGPKVNDTNAGVSVISLDDSFSMQRSGSLDFYQHPAMYWIRYARFPWRCGKCHKVVRIQNKLK